A segment of the Capra hircus breed San Clemente chromosome 19, ASM170441v1, whole genome shotgun sequence genome:
GCTGTCACCTTGCTGCGTGACTCGAGCTATGTCGCTCCCTTTCTCTGGGCCTCGCACAGTTTGCTCTTTGTCCAATGACCAGCCGGTTCCCTGCATCAAAGTCCTCTGGAAATAAACATCAGTTTAACCTAAGGAAGATGTTTCTGACTTGGCCCCCACAGTTCAGGGTTTGAAGATCCCAGTTCTGTGGCCCATTCCGCTTTGTGATCTGGAGAAACTTGctttacttctctgagcctcagtttcttcatctgtaataaGGGGATAACACTTCTCAGCTTGAAGGGCGGTTGTGAGAAAAAACTGCACTGGTGGATGTCCACACCCTGACACATACATGGGAGGTgttcaacacatttttatttctgttctttcttccaaagaggagATATGGTGCTCTGATAGGTAGTGAGTGTCCCGTCACTAGGGGTGTTCAAGCAGAGAAAGGACAATCACATGATGGCTATTGTAGATGGAGATAGAGGAAGAAGGGGGAAAATCAGGTCTTATCCTCAGGGAGTTTTCAGCCTAGGGGACAAAAGAGGAGACCCTGGCCTTGGGAGCAtccaggctgggggtgggaagaTGTGACAGGAGCTCCCACATTCAGACTTTCAAGATATGCAAAGTGCTGAAAGTCCTCACTGAAGACAGACAACACTCTTTGACATCCATAtagtcagggaagacttcctggaggaggtggcacttGAGCTGGGCAGGCAAGCCAGGCAGGTTTGGCCTTTTGGCGAAGATAGCACGGGCTGAGGGAGCAGCCCTATGGAGGCATAAATGGTGTAGAGTATTGACAGATCAAGGAGGAGAGTGCTTTGACTGGAGAGGAAGGCAGGGACCAGGTCATGGAGAGCCCTGACTGCCAATTTGGGAGGCCTGAACTTCTTTCTGGGATCCTGGGAGAGTCTGAAGAAGGGAAGGGTGAGTCAGATTTACATTTATGGAGAGGAGGTTGGAGGTGAGGGAGAGAGAACTGGTAGATTTGGGGGTTCCAGTTTTGCTTCATGGGGCAACTTCAAGGAGGAGGGTCAGGTCAGCTAAGCTCCAGACCTAGAGCATCAGGCAGAATCTCATGGCCACAGTCAAAAATGGGGACTGGACCAGAAGAAGCTCCTGGGCCCCCTCTGGGCCTTGTCGTGCCCATGAGGCTGCTTCTGGGATTGACCAGTGAGTCTAGGACCATGATGTCCAGTCTGGGCACCGTTCCCAGTGTGTGGAAGGAAAGGAGAGCTGGGGAGAGAAGATGAACAGAGGCAGAAACAGACGGGTCACTCCCAATTCATCTCTAAATTCACTGCTGCCATGTTCTGAGTCCCGTGGGGGGTTTTGGTGGACCTTGGCAATGTGATTCTGGTTAATTTGGCAGAGAAAATGCCCAGGAACAGCCAAGAGCAGTGAAAGTAACAGGGAAAGGGACTTTACCCCATTAGTTATCCCAACATGGCTATTCCAACTAAAACAGCAGAGGGATAAACTAAGAGACTGGGGAAGCAGAGTCCTCCTTTTCATGGGAGGATGAAAGTTGCATCTCAGATAAACGGTGTTGGGAGGACTGGCTGTCCATCTGGATGGAAGATAAAGTATGGTCTGTATTTCTAACCACACTTCAAAATAAATCCCAGATAGATGAAAGTAAAGTTAAAAGCAAACTAtaaaaatcaacaagaaaaagacaaatagctcagtaaaaaatatatgcaaaggaTAGTGAGAGGCAGTTCCTGAGGAAGATCCCCAAAGGGCAATGTATGTAGGAAGAGATGGTTCTCTTCTTCGAGAGTAATGAAAGcactgcaaattaaaacaacaatgagatgccATTTCACACCCATCAGATTGGCAGCAATTAAAAAGgctgacaataccaagtgttaTTAAagctgctggtgggagtgtaaattgggaGAGCCTCTTTGGAGAGCAAAGTGGCAGGATTTTATAAAATTCTGTGTACACCCCAGAGCCCTGCCTTCTATTTTGAAGTATATGCCGAAGAGAGAAACTCCACCTCATGGACACGAAGTGATGGGTGCATGCAAGGACGTTTGTCGTAGttttgtaatagaaaaaaaaaagagacagggagagagaagacAAATAGTCTAAATGATCATGACTAGGGGGATGCCCGGATAGAATGGGGTGTATTCACGCTATGAGATTCTTGGCAGCAAATGAATGAACTAGGTCTACATTAACCAGCGGAAATGGGTTTCCAaaagatgaagggaaaaaaagcgAGTTGTGGGACAAGATGcatggagaaaaacatggtcatttgatttttttttttttgaaagcacaCAGGGGACACTAAATGTTGTCGCCTGGTATGTGTACATAGAGGCAAAGGCAGAAGTCATGGCAAATATACAAGATATCCAGTTCCAGGGGCAGGAGTGAGGATCAATGGGATCCTTTGTCAAAGAGGTCTTATCTGCCTGCTATTGGAGCCCAGGAGAACAGGACATCAttcccattttctttctctttctaaaataaaCGCAAAAGATAAGATTTCTGGGATGGACTAGCCCTTCCTGAGCAAGATGTGAAATTCAGAAACCATTAAGGGAAAATCAGCAGCTGGGGCAGCATTGAATTGAATAACACAAAATAAAGCTTCTGTGTGATGAAACTTCCCGtaaaaaagtggaaagaaagaTGATGGTGGAAAATATTTGTGACCCATCTAATAAACATCAATTCCCATGACATATAAGAAGCTAACAGAAACCAATGCAAGACAGACAAAGAATCCAACAGAAAACTAGGCAAAGGCTATGGGCAGCTGATTCCCAGGCAAAGAAGCACAGGCAGGGGCCAGGGGAAGGAAGATGGAGAGTGAGAGGGTGAACGAACTATGGAAACGAGGCGCAGAGAGGGGTGGGCAGGACCAGCGATGAGGAGAGAGGTCTGGGAAACAGATGGAGATGGAGGGCGAGAAACAGGGAGACCCGGAGGAGGGTTGGATGTGGGGGATGCTGGGCCGGATGGGTGGGCAGGGTGAGGCCAGGGGAAAATGACCAGGCTTGGTTCTCAGGCCCTGGGCAGCTGGGGGTATTGAGGGGCTGGGTTCACATCAAAGCGGGTAGGACCACTGGCAGCTGGCAGGGCCCCACCCTTCCCGGCTCAGCTGGGCTCTGCTCTTTGATGTGTGATGGGGGAGGGGTGACAAGCCCACTGGGCTTGCCCTGCCCATTCCCCGTGTACACTGGGTCCTCAGTGCCGCCAGGGTCAGCCCAGCGGCCTTGTCAGGGATGGGACTCAGAGTGGGGCTGGCTTGAGGCTCCCGAGGTGGGGCCAGAACCCAGGGAGGAAGGCTCCTAATCGGTGGGGCTGGCAGTGGAGACACAGGCTGTTGCTCCTGCCACACCTACAACTCTCAGCCCTTGTAAGTCCAGCTCCATCCCAGTCCTGGGCCCAGTCCAACCCACTATTCAGAGGTGGGAACTGAGGCCTGGAGCCGCCCAGGGTGTAGTTGTTGCTCAGGCAGTGGTAGGGCTCCATCCTGGCTCCGAGGCCTCgcagggggtggggagcaaaGCGGGGACCAAGGATgagcaggcagaggagcaggACAGTCTCCCAGCAGCCTGCGCCCCTCCCCCACAGCACTTCTGGCTGCTGGTCCTCTCCCGCGGGCTGGTGGGCATCGGCGAGGCCAGCTACTCCACCATCGCGCCCACCATCATTGGCGACCTCTTCACCAAGAACACGCGCACGCTCATGCTGTCTGTCTTCTACTTCGCCATCCCGCTGGGCAGGTGAGGGATCTGGGCAGGGTCCCCTCAGATTTCTGACCATCCCCTCTCCTTGACGTCCGGCTCTCTGTGACCTAAACATGCGGGTGGTCAGCGTTGAAAGCCGCCAGGACCAGCTCCCTGGCTGGCTGAGGGGGGTGTTGGGGTGGGACAGGGCTGGCGGCCTCCTGGACTGGTGAGCATCCCCTGACCCCCACACCCCTGCCTGTCCTTGCCTGACAACGTTGTGTTCTCTGCAGCGGCCTGGGCTACATCACCGGCTCCAGCGTGAAGCAGGCGGCCGGAGACTGGCACTGGGCCTTGCGGGTAAGGACCCCTCCCCCAGACCAGCtcttgcccagggtcacccagAGGTTCGGGGACAAAGCCGAGGCCTGGCTCCCTAGCTTCCCACCTCACGGACCTGGGCTCTTCTCCATGAGCCCACTTTGAGGTGTTGGGGAGCCAGACTTGCCCCTGCCACCCTCAGGGGCCGCAGTCTGCGAGGACAAAGGAAATTCCAGGTTCATGGTGGCACTTCCTGGTTCAAGCCGGGGGTTGGGGGGCACTGTGCCAGGGTGGGACTGAGACAAGACCTCTGTGTGGGGCCGCTTCCTGTCCTGCAGGAGGATTCAGCACAAGTGTGCCAAGGCCCCAGGACGGTGCaatcagaggaaacagagatcccCAGTCTCGCGAAGGAGAGGAAGCTTAAGACAAAGTGTTTTTTCCTCAAAAGCAGGAAGGAAGCAGCCTCCGTGGAATTTTTTGacgggggtgggggagacagCAAATGGACAGGAACTCCCCAGCCCACGGGCTCCCAGGCCCGGTGGGGGTGGGTACAGATTTCCCGGTTCTCATGAGCGGGTGGAGGAGCGGCGGATTGGAATCCAGGCTCCCACGATGTGCTCCTTCCATCCGGAGAGAGGCCTGGGGCCTTGGAGATTCTGTTCTTGACACTGGGCAGGATGCAAGGAAGACCCAAAGGGGCCCCTGCGCCTCTGTTCTCCGGGGACCCCCATGCTGCTGCAgttgcttagtcgcttcagttgtgtccaactctgtgtgaccccgaggactgcagcctgcacctctgtccgtgggattctctaggcaagagtactagagtggcttgccatgccctcctccaggggatcttcccaacctggggatcaaatccgggctgcctgcattgcaggcagattctttactgccgagccaccCACATGGGCCCCTCCCAAATGATCACCTACTTGATATGTTAGCTGGAAGTTTCATGCCCAACCAGTCCCTTCTCAGTGTCCACCCTCCCCAGGGAGAGGAGCTGGCCTGAGAAACTTTCCCAGACCCAGGGAGGTGGGTAAGAGCTGGTATCTGGCCCCTGACCCCAGGAACTCTCCTTTCCTAGTTCTCATCTGCCCACCTACCTGTCTTCCTTTTGTTCCATCTATCACCCATCCATTTATCCTCCTGTTTCCATGTGTTAATTCATCCACCCAGCAATCCATCCATCCAAGGATTCATCCATCTGTCCGTCTATTTAGCAATctatcctccttccttcctccattctgaccatccctccctccttccctttcactttcagtccccTCTCCTGTCCTACCCCTCATCTGGACAGCCCATTTGGAGCCCACCAGCCCTTTGTGCTGGCATCACCTCTGGTGGCTTTGCCCAGTCTGGAAGGCTGGGAAGATATGAGCCCAGAGGAGGAGCCCGGGGCCCAGAGAAGGCATGGCTGGCCTGGTACCCCTTCCCAGTGCCAAAGAGAGACAAAGACTCTGGGGGCCTGATGTCTTAACTTGGTGCACCCTGCCCCGCCAGGTGTCCCCAATCCTGGGCATGATCACAGGAACGCTCATCCTTGTCCTGGTCCCGGCCACGAAGAGGGGCCATGCTGACCAGCTTGGGGGGCAGCTCAAGGCACGGACGTCATGGCTCCGAGACATGAAGGCCCTGATCCGCAAGTGAGTGCTGCTGGGAGGGGTccagtgggaagagggaggggtTCCGAGATGGGAGGACATCCCCCCCTTGCCTGCTTGGCCGGACTACCTGGCATCTCCACTGTCGACAGTGCTGAGACCACTAGTGTTTATAATTCCTGAAGCCAGAGCCCTTGGCCCCGGAGGCCTCAGGGAAGGCATCTGAGGCCTTCTGCCCTTGGGGGGAGGGTGTGAGGGAGGAAAGTCTGCCTCCTGGGCCCTGCCATCCGCAGGGGTGCTAGCCCCCCGCTCAGTGTCGCTACCCCGGCCTCTCTCCAGCCGCAGCTACGTCTTCTCCTCCCTGGCCACGTCGGCCGTGTCCTTCGCCACAGGGGCCCTGGGCATGTGGATTCCGCTCTACCTGCACCGTGCCCAAGTCGTGCAGAAGACGGCGGAAACCTGCAGCAGCCCGCCCTGTGGGGCCAAGGACAGGTGGGGCCGGGCCTGGGGGTCGGGGCCGGGGgcaggggggcggcgggggggggagAGGGATGCAGTCAGCCCCCGTACCCCAGCTCTGCCCCCTAACCCGCACTCCACTGTCCTCTGTCTCTGCAGCCTCATCTTTGGGGCCATTACCTGCTTCACGGGTTTTCTGGGTGTGGTCACGGGGGCAGGAGCCACGCGCTGGTGCCGCCTGAGGACCCAGAGGGCTGACCCGCTGGTGTGTGCTGTGGGCATGCTGGGCTCCGCCATCTTCATCTGCCTCATCTTTGTGGCCGCCAAGAGCAGCATCGTGGGCGCCTATGTGAGTGCAGGGGGTGGGTGCAGGGGCTCTGGAACAGgaaatgtgggggtgggggtccccgCAACTGGAGGCTCCAGGCTTCTGTCCTTGCTCTAACCAGGGCTTGGGTGCCCTTCAGGGCTGTGGGCCTGGCTTGAAGCCTGTAGGTTAtccaaagatttctcaggagcctcACTGCCAGGAGCTGGCGGCGGGGAGGCTTGTGGGGGTCTCCCTGCCAGCAGCCAGGGTGCAGGGAGCAGCCTGGGACCTGTAGTGGGTAGAGCGCCCTCTGATGGTTGTTCTCGTCTTCCCCGACCCCGGACAGATTTGCATCTTCGTAGGGGAGACGCTGCTGTTTTCTAACTGGGCTATCACTGCGGACATCCTCATGGTAAGGCAGGCCATGGCTGACCACTGAGGGCAGCTGGGGAGGGCGGGTGAAGGGGTGAGAGAGCTGGCAGGACTTGTGAAGGGAGACAGCGGGGATTTTGGGAGTCTGCATTGGGCCAGGGCCTGGAATCAGAGGGTTGAGCAGGCAGAAGGGAGGGATGTGGGGACTGGGTGCAGAAGGGTAATGTCTGGAGGCCTAGGTTTGTGGCCGGGAGGCTGGCAGTGCCAGGCTGGCACCGACGTGGTGCTGTCTGCCAGCGCTCCGCCCCCAGGGTCTGAGCTCCTGTGGACTCTGCCCTCTCTGGCTCAGCCTGGGTCCCGGGCGTGCCTGCCTGATGCCTGTGGCTGGGCTGGGTGGACAGAAGCTGTCTTCACAGGGCCAACAATGGGCTCCAGACCAGCCAGCCAGGGACAAAGGGCTGTCTGAGTGGTGGCAGGGGTTTGTGTCCTTGAGCAGGGACAGAAGCAGTCTAGGAGGGACCCGGAGGGGCCTGTAGCCTTGATAACAGGCATCAGTCTGGGGGTGGTGGTTGGAGACAGAGTGACATGTGGTCCTGACCTCAGGGATCCTCCAAGTCGGGGCCAGGAGAGGGTTGAGAGGAGGGTATGTGGGGGACTGACTGGTGGTGGGGCGAGTGTCTGGGAGGTGCTGGGGGTGGGAccctggggggcagggaggaggaaggacTCCTCAGGGGCCACCTTCAGGGCACCTGGTGTTTGCTGTCAGAGTACGGGTCAGCCTAGGAGGTCAGATTCTGCCTGGGTGTCGGGCCCCTGCcatctctcctcctccaggaagcctgcctTGCCTCACCCGAGCTTCCCTGCAAATCTGCTTCACCCAGGGTTGTCTCTCCTGACTAACCCCTGACCGGCCCATGGCTAGAAGGGTGGGAGATCTGATTCAGCTCTGCACCTCAGCATGGTGCCAGGCatgggtggcaggggtggggcggggtcaCTGCGCACGTGGGAGTGACGGTCAGAGTGAGACTGAATCAAGTGCCCTTGGCGGTAGGCAGGACCCCTGCTCTGCCTCTACCCCCAGGGGCAGCCCCGGCTGCTGGCAGGGTTTGGGTCCCAGGGAAATTGTGTCCCATTTTATTAAGTGTCACAGCTAAGTGACTAATTATTCCTGGAAACGGGGCCATGCAATCGAggtctcccctccccctgcccccagtaaCTGGCTGCCTGGCGGGCATTAGCTGCTGTCATAGTCTGTCCACAAAGGGTGGGCTTCTGGGGCAGGAGGCTGCCCAGGGCACCCGCTGAGGTGGCTGCTGCCCATCCTCTGCGCCTCTGCCACCAGCCCTTCTGTCTGGCCTTGGCCTACCCAGCTTTAGAGCTGCGGCCCCTTGTGGGTCTGGACCTGCTTGGTCTAGGCAGGAGGGTGGGGTTTGGGGGCCCAGGGGCTCTGGCAGTCGGTGCTGGGAGTGAAAATGGAGGTTCTTCCAGGCAGGGTCCTCTTCACCAGCATTGCCCTTCTCAGCCAGCCTGGGCCTCGGCGGGGCAACCAGGATGGGTCTTTCCCCTGCGGAGGAGGTGAGGGCAAGCCTGAGGCTGGGGTTCTGGTCCCAGGGCGGCCATGTGCCATTTCTGTGCCTTTGGGCCTCGGTCTGCCCATGACTGGTGCACTTGGCTCCCTGGCGAGGGCCAAGTGCAGGTGCTAAGGCAGTGTGGACTTAggagctggaggagggagtggggaagaCAGGAGGACTCTGTGTGAGGCCATGGGAACATCAGAAGTGTCAGGCCCCCTGATGAGGCCAGGCGGGTGCACCTGGCTCCCCTGGGCTCTGACCTGCCACCTCTTGCACAGTATGTGGTCATCCCCACCCGGCGGGCTACTGCCGTGGCCCTGCAGAGCTTCACCTCCCACCTGCTGGGGGATGCTGGAAGCCCCTACCTCATTGGCTTTGTGAGTACCAGGGGCTGCAGGGGAGGGAGTGGGCGGGTGTGGGGGCTTCGGGAGGTGGCCCCGCCCTGACGTCCAccggctcccccaccccccagatcTCCGACCTGATCCGCCAGAGCACCAAGGACTCCCCGCTCTGGGAGTTCCTGAGCCTGGGCTACGCCCTCATGCTCTGCCCCTTCGTCGTGGTCCTGGGTGGCATGTTCTTCCTGGCCACCGCGCTCTTCTTCCTCAGCGACCGTGCCAAGGCTGAGCAGCAGTGAGTTGGTGGCATGGGTGGGGGTGGGCCTGCTGCGGCTGTGACAGGGTGAGGTGGATGGGTGCACCTGGCTGACGAGGTCCCCGCCTCCAAGAGGTGCGGCCTGCATCACTAGTGGGAGCCCACGGCGGCACCGGGGTTTGTGTGGTGGGTCTAGACAGTTTCTCTGGAATGAATGGTTTTCGGGGCTGGGCTCTGCTCCTTCATTTTCCTCTCATCGTCTgacttctttctcctctcctctttactccccccctctctctcccctctccccactcctgggctctcccacctccccctggGGCTGACGAGGTCCCTGCCCAGCACGTCCGGCCCGCCGGCTCCCGCGATGCGATGCTCCAGAGCAGTGCCCGGGCCCGGCCCCCGCTGATGTGCCACCTTGACCCCCGCCCGTCTCTCCCCCAGGGTGAACCAGCTGGTGATGCCTCCTACATCCATGAAAGCCTGAGGCAGTGAGTGTGGGCTGGGAGGGCGGGTGGGGGGAGCTTCTTgtgggagggaaggggtggggatcTTGGAACAGGGAGCTGTGCAGAGGGATGTTCTAGACTCCCTGTGAGTCACCTCCTGCCTGAGCACATCCCAGCCCTGGGACTGGTCCTCTTCCTCCAGTAATGTTGCCTGGATTGACCAGTAGACCCACGGGATGGGGGGGTGGACAGGCTCCCTCTTCCAGTAAATCAGctcccccttccttcctcagAAGGGCTGGGGGCACAGGTCAGGGTAGGGACTGGCCAGGAACTCCCTGCTGTTTTCTGGGTTCCATCCTCCCAAATCCTCCTGGAGGTGCCAGAGCCCAACTCCTACTTGGACCTTCCTCTGGGCCTGGCCTCTGGGAGCCTCAGCTTCCCAGCAGAGAAAAATCCAAGGTCACTGCCCCCACGCCTTGGCCGTGGCAGATCTGCTCTTTCCCTTCCAGTGGG
Coding sequences within it:
- the SPNS2 gene encoding protein spinster homolog 2, whose translation is MMCLECASAAAGGAEEEEADAERRRRRRGAQRGAGGGGCCGAGAAGAAGVATADDEVQTLSGSVRRAPSGPPSTPSTPGCAAAVKGPGAQQPKPASLGRGRGAAAAILSLGNVLNYLDRYTVAGVLLDIQQHFGVKDRGAGLLQSVFICSFMVAAPIFGYLGDRFNRKVILSCGIFFWSVVTFSSSFIPQQHFWLLVLSRGLVGIGEASYSTIAPTIIGDLFTKNTRTLMLSVFYFAIPLGSGLGYITGSSVKQAAGDWHWALRVSPILGMITGTLILVLVPATKRGHADQLGGQLKARTSWLRDMKALIRNRSYVFSSLATSAVSFATGALGMWIPLYLHRAQVVQKTAETCSSPPCGAKDSLIFGAITCFTGFLGVVTGAGATRWCRLRTQRADPLVCAVGMLGSAIFICLIFVAAKSSIVGAYICIFVGETLLFSNWAITADILMYVVIPTRRATAVALQSFTSHLLGDAGSPYLIGFISDLIRQSTKDSPLWEFLSLGYALMLCPFVVVLGGMFFLATALFFLSDRAKAEQQVNQLVMPPTSMKA